The Cellulosimicrobium cellulans genome contains the following window.
TCGACCGGCTCGAGGACCTCGCGCGCACGGCTCGGGCGGCCGGGCTCGACGTCACCCTGGACGTCGACCTGCCGTCGGGGACGGCGGACGGCACCGCCGCGGGCGCGGCGGCGTACCGGGTCGTCCAGGAGGGGCTGACCAACGTGCTGCGGCACGCCGGGGCGCGCGCCGCCGTCGTCCGCGTGGCCCTGGAGCGCTCGCCCGGTGCAGGCGGCGACGTGCTCGCGGTCGAGGTGCACGACGACGGCCACGGGGCACGGGCCGCGGGGGACGCGACGGACCGTGGCGGGTTCGGGCTGCGCGGCCTGCGCGAGCGCGTCGCGGTCCTGGGCGGCACGGTCGAGACCGTGACGCCCGACGGCGGCGGGTTCCGGCTCCGGGCGCGCGTGCCGGTCGCGCCCGGCGCCGCGGCGCGCAGGACCGCTCCCGTGCGGGGCCCGCAGTCCTCCGGCGGGGGTGTCGCGTGATCCGCGTCGTGCTGGTCGACGACCAGCCCCTCGTGCGGACCGGCATCCGCGCGCTGCTCGAGCGCGCGGACGACGTCGAGGTCGTCGGCGAGGCCGCCGACGGCCGGGAGGGCGTCGCGCTCGTGCGCCACGTGCGCCCCGACGTCGTGCTCATGGACCTCCAGATGCCCGTGCTCGACGGGATCGCCGCCACGCGCGAGATCGTCGAGGGCGCCACCCGGGCGACCCCCCAGGGCGCCGACCCGGCCGGGCCGCGTGTCGTCGTCCTCACGACGTTCGACGACGACGCGAACCTCTTCGCGGCGCTGCGGGCGGGGGCGTCGGGCTTCCTGCTCAAGGACGCGAGCCCCGACGAGCTGCGCGCCGCGGTGCGCACCGCCGCCGCGGGCGACGCGCTGCTCTCCCCCGCGGTCACGGCGCGCGTGGTCGCGCAGGCGGTGGACGGCGGGCGACGCAACGAGGCGCTCGTCGCCGCGGTCGCAGGCCGGCTCACGGACCGCGAGCGCGAGGTGCTCGCGCACGTCGGACGCGGGCTGACCAACGACGAGATCGGCGCGACGCTGTTCATGAGCCCGGCGACGGCCCGCACGCACGTGGGCCGCATCCTCGCCAAGCTGGGCGTGCGAGACCGGGCCGGCCTCGTCGTCGTCGCCTACGAGACCGGCCTGGTCCGCCCGGGCACCCCGCCGAGGTAGTGGCGTGGTCATGACCACGCCTCTACCTCGCGGAACCGGAGCTCTACCTCGGCGGGACGGGGCCTCGGATCAGGCGTCGAGGCCGCGGCGGGCGAGGAGCGGCCCGATGTCGGCGTCGCGGCCGCGCAGCTCGCGGAACGACTGCAGCGGGTCCTGCGAGCCGCCGCGGGCGAGCAGGACGCGGCGGAAGCGCTCGCCGTTCTCGCGCGACAGGCCGCCGTTCTCGCGGTACCACTCGACGGTGTCGGCGTCGAGCACCTCGGACCAGATGTACGAGTAGTAGCCGGCCGCGTACCCGCCCCCGAACACGTGGTTGTAGTACGTGGTGCGGTAGCGCGGCGGGACGGGCGCGAACGCGACGCCCGCCGCCTCGAGCGCGGCGGCCTCGAACGGCACGACGTCGGCCTCGGACGCCGGGACGGCCTCGGGCCCGACCTGGTGCCAGGCCTGGTCGAGCAGCGCCGCGGCGAGGTACTCGGTCGTGCCGAAGCCCTCGTTGAACTGGCGCGAGGCGAGCATGGTGTCGACCCACTCGGCGGGCATCGGCTCGCCCGTGACGTGGTGCACCGCGTAGGAGCGCAGGACCGACGGCTCCCATGCCCACATCTCGTTGACCTGCGAGGGGTACTCGACGAAGTCGCGCGGCACCTCGGTGCCGGACTGCGACGGGTAGCGCACGTCGGAGAACAGGCCGTGCAGCGCGTGCCCGAACTCGTGGAACAGCGTGATGACCTCGTCCCAGACGAGCAGCGTGGGCTGGCCGGCCGGCGGCTTGACGATGTTGAGGTTGTTCACGACGACCGGCTTCTGCCCGAGGAGGTGGTTCTGGTCGACGAGGTTGTTCATCCACGCCCCGCCGCGCTTGGACTCGCGCGTGTACCAGTCGGCGAGGAACAGGCCGAGGCCCTGGCCGGGCTCGCCCGGCGTCTCCGCGTCGAAGACCTCGAAGACCCGGACGTCGGGGTGGTAGCCGACGAGGTCGTGGCGCTCGGCGAACGAGACGCCGAAGAGCCGGTTCGCCGCCGCGAAGACGCCGTCGTGCACGACGCGCTCGAGCTCCAGGTAGGGGCGCAGGAGCGCGTCGTCGAGCGCGTAGCGGTCCTTGCGCACGCGCTCGGCGTAGAACGACCAGTCGGACGCGCGCAGCGTCGCGCCGGGCTCGTCGGCCCGCAGCGCGACCTCGAGGTCGGCAGCCTCGCGCCGCGCGTTCGCGACGGCGGCGGGAGCGAGCCGCGCCAGCATCGCGTCGACGGCCTCGGTCGTCTTCGCGGTCGCGTCCTCCGCGACGTACGCGGCGTGGTGCTCGTAGCCGAGCAGGCGCGCGCGCTCGGCACGCAGGCGCACGGTCTCCAGCACGATCTCGCGCGTGTCGTGGTCGTCGCCGGTCGCGCCGCGCGACTCCGACGCCTGCTGCACGCGCTCGCGCACGTCGCGGCGCGCGAGCGACGCGAGGACGCCCTGCTGGGTGGGGAGCTGCATCTCGAGCAGCCACGCCCCCTCGTGCCCGCGCGAGGCGGCGGCAGCCGCCGCCCCCGCGACGGCGTCCTCGGCGAGGCCGTCGAGCTCGGCGCGGTCGGTGACGAGCACGCTCGCCGCGTTCGCGCCCGCGAGCAGCTTGCGGCCGAACGCGGCCTCGAGCGTGGTGAGGCGGCCGTTGAGCTCGCGCAGGCGCTCCTGCTGCGCGGCGTCGAGCTCGACGCCCGAGCGGCGGAACCGCACCAGGAGCGTGTGCAGCAGCCACGCGGCGTCGGGCTCGAGCGTCTGCTCGCCGGCGTCGACGGCGTCCTGCAGCGCGCGGGCGCGCGCGTACAGGCGCGCGTCCATGTAGATCGCGTCGTGGTGCGCCGCGAGCTCGGGCGCGAACTCCTCCTCGATCTCCTCCAGCCCCGGCGTCGCGTCGGCCGAGAGCTGGTTGTAGAACGCGTTGAGCACGCGCGCGACCTCGCGGCCCGACCGCTCGAGCGCCTCGAGCACGGTGACGGCGGTCGGGGCCGCGTCGTCGGTCGCGACGGCCTCGATCGCCGCGCGCTGGGCCGCGGTCGCCGCGCGCAGCGCGGGCAGGTAGTGCTCCTCGCGGATCGCGTCGTAGTCGGGCAGCTCGTACGGCAGCGCCGAGGGCGCGGCGAACGGGTTGGCGGGATCGAGGTCGATCATGCCGGAGGTGACAGCGGGCGCGGAGGTGGGCGCGGGCGCGTCGGTGCGCGTCGTGGGCTCGGAGGTCATGGTGCCCATCTTGACCCCGCGGGCGGGCGCGACGGAAACGCATTGGCGGACGCCCCAGGGACCGGGCGGGCAGGTGCGAGCGTCAGGCGGCGCGGCCCGACGACGGCGCGTCCGCCGGCCAGGGCTCGTTCGGCTCGCGCGGGTCGTCGGGCAGGAGCGTGCCGAGCCACGCGTCGCGCCGCTCGCCGCGCTGGAGCGCGAACCCGCGCACCGCGCCCTCGACCCGGAAGCCGAGCCGCCAGGCGGTGCGCCGCGACGGCCAGTTGCCGACGTACGCCTGCCAGAAGAGCCGCGCGAGCCCCAGGCCCTCCGGGTCGAATGCCCAGTCGACGACGAGCCTGCACGCCGCGGTCGTCAGACCGCGGCCCCGTGCCTCGGGGGCCGCCCAGTAGCCGATCTCGGCCGACCGACGCCCCTCGGGCGCGTCGTCGAGGCTCAGTCCGACCATCCCGAGGAGGGGACCGGCGCCGTCGGGGCCGGGGATGCCCGAGGGGCCGGCGCTCGCGCGCACGCCCCACGTGAGGACGTCCCCGCGCTCCCAGCCCGGTCCCACGTACTCCGACACGAACTGCACCGCGTCCTCGCGCGCGTACGGGGACGGGACGACGGTCCACGCCGCGACCGCCGGGTCCTGGCACGCCGCCGTGATCGCGTCCGCGTCGTCGAGGGTCGGGCTGGACAGGTGGACGTGGCCGTCGTCGAGGGTGAAGGGGTGCACCGCCCGAGCCTGGCACGTCCCGCCGTGCGGCGTCACCCGGATTGCCGGGTGCCGTCGCCCCGCGACGCCGCGGCCGCCCCGCACCGCGGGCACGGGCGGCCTCAGGTGCGCAGGGCGTCCTCCGCGGGCGTCCACGGCAGGCCGTGCGCGGCGGCGACCGCCTCGTTGAGGAGCGCGCCGCGGTGGGTGGACGCCCCCGACCGGAGGATCGGGACGGCCCGCACCGCCTCGACCCCGCCGTCCGCGAGCGCCGCGAGGTAGGGCAGCGTCGCGCTCGTGAGGGCGAGCGTGCTGGTCACGGGGACCGCGCCGGGCATGTTCGCCACGCAGTAGAACGTCGTGCCGTGGACCGCGAACGTCGGGTCGTCGTGCGTGGTGGGTCGCGACCCCTCGAAGCAGCCGCCCTGGTCGACGGCGACGTCGACGAGCACGGCGCCGGGGCGCATGCGCGCGACGAGGTCGTCGGTGACGAGGCGCGGGGCGCGCGCCCCCGCGACGAGCACGGCCCCGACGACGAGGTCGGCCTCCAGCACCTCGCGCTCGATCGCGTACGCGCTCGACACGACGGTGCGCACGTGCCCGGAGAACTCCTGGTCGGCGGCGCGCAGCACGGGCAGCGACAGGTCGACCACGGTCACCTCGGCGCGCATGCCCACCGCGACCTCGGCCGCGTTGCGCCCCGCGGTCCCGCCCCCGAGCACCACGACCCGCCCGGGCCGCGTGCCCGGCACGCCGCCGAGCAGGACGCCGCGACCTCCCGCGGGCCGCTGCAGGAGCCAGGCGCCGACCTGGGTGGCCATGCGCCCGGCGACCTCGCTCATGGGCGCGAGCAGCGGGAGCGTGCCGTCGGGCGCCTGCGCCGTCTCGTACGCGACGGAGGTCGTGCCGGCGTCGAGGAGCGCCCGCGTGCAGGCCGGGTCCGCGGCGAGGTGCAGGTAGGCGAAGAGCAGCAGGTCGTCGCGCAGGAGCGCGTGCTCGCTCGCGACCGGCTCCTTGACCTTGCACACGAGCTCCGCCTCGCCCCAGACCTCCTCGGCGGAGGCGACGATCCGGGCACCGGCGCCCTCGAACTCCGCGTCGGACAGGTGGGAGCCGGCACCGGCCCCGGACTGGACGAGCACGTCGTGCCCGGCCCGCACGAGGTGGTGGGCGCCGGCGGGGGTGAGCGCGACGCGGTCCTCGTGGTTCTTGACCTCGGTGGGTATGCCGATCCTCATGGTCCAGTGTGGTCGCACCACCCCGTCGCGCGCAGGGTGGCAGGATCTTGTCGGAGAGTGTCCTTCCTGCCGCTCGTCCCGGCCACGACCCGCTGCCAGGGTGGGCGCGTGGACCCGACGACACCTCTCGCGACGCCGCGCGCCGCCCTCGACCACGCCGTGACGGCGACCACCGCTCCCCCGCGCGAGCACGCGTCGTCGGGCACCCTGGGGCTCGCGCGCGGCAGCGCCCTGTACGTGGCGAGCGTGCTCGGGACGGGCGTGCTCGCGCTGCCCGGGCTCGCCACGCGCGTCGCGGGCCCCGCGTCCGTCCTCGCCGTCGCCCTGGTGCTCGTCGCGAGCGTCCCGCTCGCCGGCACGTTCGCGGCGCTCGCCGCGCGGCACCCGGACCGGGGCGGCGTCGCGAGCGCGGTGCGCGCGGCCCTCGGCCCGACGGCGGCCCGCGCCACGGGCTACTGGTTCTACCTCGGGGTGTGCGTGGGCGTGCCCGTCGTGGCGGTGCTCGGCGCGGAGTACGTCGTCGCGGTCGTGGGGGCGGACCGCGGGACCGTCCCGGTCGTGGCCGTCGCGCTCGTCGTCGTGCCGTCGGTCGCCGTGTGGCTCGGGATCCGCGTCGCCGGCGCCGTCCAGCTCGGGCTCACGTCCCTGCTGCTCGCCGCCGTCGTCGTGGTGGTCGCGGTGGCGGCGCCCGCCGTGAGCGCGGAGCGGTTCACGCCGTTCCTCAGCGAGGGCTGGTCCGGCGTCGGCTCCGCGGTGAGCCTGTTCGTGTGGGCGTTCGCGGGCTGGGAGGTCGGCACGCACGTCTCGGCCGAATTCCGCGACCCGCGCCGCACCATCCCCGCCGCGACCGGGATCGCGCTGGTCGTCGTCGGCGTCGCCTACCTCGCCCTGCAGGTCACCACGGTCGGCGTGCTCGGCGCCGGAGCCGGCTCCGGCACCGTCGCGCTGCTCGACCTCGCGCGCACCGGCGCGCCCGCCGCGGGGCCCGTGGTCGTCGGCGTCGTGGCGGCGATCGTCACGTCCGGCGTCCTCACCGCCTACCTCGCGGCCTTCGCGAACCTGGGCCAGGCGCTCGCGCGCGACGGTGACCTGCCGCGCCCGCTCGCCGCGCTCTCCGGCCGCGCGGACGTCCCGCGGCGCGCGCTCGCCGTCACCCTCGTGCTCAGCGCGGCGTACCTCGCGGTGCTCGTCGCCACCGGCCTCGACCTCGAGCCGTTCGTCCGCGTGCACACGAGCTGCATGGTGGCGGTGTACGCGCTCGGGATGCTCGCCGCCCTGCGCCTGCTCCCCCGCCGCACCGTCGGCTGGTGGCTCGCCGCCGTCGCGACCGCCCTCACCGGCGTCCTGCTCGTCCTCGCAGGTGCCTCGCTCGTCGCCCCGGCGCTCCTCGCCGTCGGCGCCACCACGGTCACGCTCGTGCGGCACCGGCGAGCCACGCCCTGAGCGTCGCCGCCGCCCGAGAATCGCCCGCCCGACCCGTTCCCCGTCGTGGCGCGGTCCGCTACGGTCG
Protein-coding sequences here:
- a CDS encoding response regulator; the encoded protein is MIRVVLVDDQPLVRTGIRALLERADDVEVVGEAADGREGVALVRHVRPDVVLMDLQMPVLDGIAATREIVEGATRATPQGADPAGPRVVVLTTFDDDANLFAALRAGASGFLLKDASPDELRAAVRTAAAGDALLSPAVTARVVAQAVDGGRRNEALVAAVAGRLTDREREVLAHVGRGLTNDEIGATLFMSPATARTHVGRILAKLGVRDRAGLVVVAYETGLVRPGTPPR
- a CDS encoding M3 family metallopeptidase is translated as MIDLDPANPFAAPSALPYELPDYDAIREEHYLPALRAATAAQRAAIEAVATDDAAPTAVTVLEALERSGREVARVLNAFYNQLSADATPGLEEIEEEFAPELAAHHDAIYMDARLYARARALQDAVDAGEQTLEPDAAWLLHTLLVRFRRSGVELDAAQQERLRELNGRLTTLEAAFGRKLLAGANAASVLVTDRAELDGLAEDAVAGAAAAAASRGHEGAWLLEMQLPTQQGVLASLARRDVRERVQQASESRGATGDDHDTREIVLETVRLRAERARLLGYEHHAAYVAEDATAKTTEAVDAMLARLAPAAVANARREAADLEVALRADEPGATLRASDWSFYAERVRKDRYALDDALLRPYLELERVVHDGVFAAANRLFGVSFAERHDLVGYHPDVRVFEVFDAETPGEPGQGLGLFLADWYTRESKRGGAWMNNLVDQNHLLGQKPVVVNNLNIVKPPAGQPTLLVWDEVITLFHEFGHALHGLFSDVRYPSQSGTEVPRDFVEYPSQVNEMWAWEPSVLRSYAVHHVTGEPMPAEWVDTMLASRQFNEGFGTTEYLAAALLDQAWHQVGPEAVPASEADVVPFEAAALEAAGVAFAPVPPRYRTTYYNHVFGGGYAAGYYSYIWSEVLDADTVEWYRENGGLSRENGERFRRVLLARGGSQDPLQSFRELRGRDADIGPLLARRGLDA
- a CDS encoding GNAT family N-acetyltransferase yields the protein MHPFTLDDGHVHLSSPTLDDADAITAACQDPAVAAWTVVPSPYAREDAVQFVSEYVGPGWERGDVLTWGVRASAGPSGIPGPDGAGPLLGMVGLSLDDAPEGRRSAEIGYWAAPEARGRGLTTAACRLVVDWAFDPEGLGLARLFWQAYVGNWPSRRTAWRLGFRVEGAVRGFALQRGERRDAWLGTLLPDDPREPNEPWPADAPSSGRAA
- the ald gene encoding alanine dehydrogenase — encoded protein: MRIGIPTEVKNHEDRVALTPAGAHHLVRAGHDVLVQSGAGAGSHLSDAEFEGAGARIVASAEEVWGEAELVCKVKEPVASEHALLRDDLLLFAYLHLAADPACTRALLDAGTTSVAYETAQAPDGTLPLLAPMSEVAGRMATQVGAWLLQRPAGGRGVLLGGVPGTRPGRVVVLGGGTAGRNAAEVAVGMRAEVTVVDLSLPVLRAADQEFSGHVRTVVSSAYAIEREVLEADLVVGAVLVAGARAPRLVTDDLVARMRPGAVLVDVAVDQGGCFEGSRPTTHDDPTFAVHGTTFYCVANMPGAVPVTSTLALTSATLPYLAALADGGVEAVRAVPILRSGASTHRGALLNEAVAAAHGLPWTPAEDALRT
- a CDS encoding APC family permease, whose product is MSFLPLVPATTRCQGGRVDPTTPLATPRAALDHAVTATTAPPREHASSGTLGLARGSALYVASVLGTGVLALPGLATRVAGPASVLAVALVLVASVPLAGTFAALAARHPDRGGVASAVRAALGPTAARATGYWFYLGVCVGVPVVAVLGAEYVVAVVGADRGTVPVVAVALVVVPSVAVWLGIRVAGAVQLGLTSLLLAAVVVVVAVAAPAVSAERFTPFLSEGWSGVGSAVSLFVWAFAGWEVGTHVSAEFRDPRRTIPAATGIALVVVGVAYLALQVTTVGVLGAGAGSGTVALLDLARTGAPAAGPVVVGVVAAIVTSGVLTAYLAAFANLGQALARDGDLPRPLAALSGRADVPRRALAVTLVLSAAYLAVLVATGLDLEPFVRVHTSCMVAVYALGMLAALRLLPRRTVGWWLAAVATALTGVLLVLAGASLVAPALLAVGATTVTLVRHRRATP